The Papaver somniferum cultivar HN1 chromosome 3, ASM357369v1, whole genome shotgun sequence genome includes a region encoding these proteins:
- the LOC113356797 gene encoding MADS-box protein JOINTLESS-like, producing MAREKIQIKKIDNTTARQVTFSKRRRGLFKKAEELSVLCDAEVALIIFSATGKLFEYSSSSMKDILERHNLHSKNLQKMAQPSLELQLENSSYARLSKEVVEKSHQLRQMRGEELRGLNIEDLQQLEKSLEAGLSRVLETKGERIMKEIDTLQRKGYQLMEENERLRHQMLGKSKSRKEAGVVDSSSQNVVLNEEAGQSSDSVSNVVVCNNSPTSGPPPPPRDYDSSDTSLKLGLPFSS from the exons atGGCAAGAGAGAAGATTCAGATCAAGAAGATAGATAATACAACAGCTAGACAGGTGACTTTCTCAAAGAGAAGGAGAGGGCTTTTTAAGAAAGCTGAAGAGCTTTCTGTTCTTTGTGATGCTGAGGTTGCTCTAATCATCTTCTCAGCCACTGGAAAACTCTTTGAATACTCTAGCTCAAG CATGAAGGATATACTCGAAAGACACAATCTACATTCTAAGAATCTTCAAAAAATGGCTCAGCCGTCCCTCGAACTGCAG CTAGAAAACAGCAGCTATGCGAGGTTGAGCAAGGAAGTTGTAGAGAAGAGCCATCAATTGAG GCAGATGAGAGGAGAAGAACTCCGTGGTTTGAACATTGAAGATTTACAACAGctagagaaatcacttgaagcAGGATTGAGCCGAGTTCTTGAAACAAAG GGTGAACGAATAATGAAGGAAATCGACACCTTACAAAGAAAG GGATATCAGTTGATGGAGGAGAATGAACGACTACGGCATCAG ATGTTAGGGAAATCTAAGAGCAGAAAAGAGGCCGGTGTTGTTGATTCTTCCTCCCAAAATGTGGTCCTTAATGAAGAAGCAGGCCAATCTTCAGATTCTGTCTCCAACGTCGTTGTTTGCAACAACTCGCCGACTAGtggtcctcctcctcctcctcgggACTATGACAGTTCCGATACCTCTCTCAAGTTGGG GTTACCCTTCTCGAGCTAG